The Phlebotomus papatasi isolate M1 chromosome 3, Ppap_2.1, whole genome shotgun sequence genomic sequence TATtctgattttattaaattaaaatttgaacacatttacttttaatttctcttacactttgaaaatattttcaattagtttcctttttaataaatataacaaTTCGTGTTGGGAAAAGtgacctgcctttgaatgcggcagcttttgaatacttcaatttttctgttatttcccaaagctaaaattccattttgttaatcgaagttaatagaaaatagttaatatattattaactatagttcacaaaatagaatttttgctttgagaaataagacaaaaattaaagcattcaaaggctgccgcattcaaaagcagaccactttcctctattattttcttaaaagtattttttttaattttctctagATTTAATAAACTTTGGATGTCTTCATGATCTGTAACAAGATTTTGGAACTCACGCTCTTAAGTGCGTAAAAGGCACAAAACAAAGGGAATTCTTCTAAACTCACAGGAAGCCGCTGACTACTACTGGAAACTAAGTAAACCAGAAggagttttttcttaataacaTATTAAGTGTAAAAACTTTGTGGACTTCgttaaaaataaaagcaaaatatttttataaaagctataattttttattggtaTGGGTGTAATATATACACTTAAAGGGGGTACAAATATTTACTCTGTGGATGGTGCTACTATAAACCTCATTAAGGTTTATCTATTTTAAATACCATTGGTGTGATAATAAACCTCGAAGGggtttcaaattcattttatgGCGTCGGTGTAAAATCCACACTCGATGGGGTTTGATTtttctattcaatatttttaacccCTGCCTATTACCAAATTTACTACCGGAGAGGTTTGGTTGATTCGGGGTTAGAATTCGGTGTGAAAAATAACCCCCGATTTGTGCATATTTCACAcccgtatttctctcagtgcgtGAGTGATATACTTGTTTGCATCCTGATCGTAACCATTCAGGAAAGGTGTAGATGTAGACTCATTAGGGGCTCTAAGAACCTTTCAACGGATTCAAGACTACATAAATCGGTCGAGGAATACCCTCATACATTTTAGTGTTACCCTATTTCTTAAAATCAATAATTATATTACATATATCAACTCTCTCTTCGAGGgcgagcaataaaaatttgtcatgaATCATGCTCCAATCGTTTTTAAAAGGTTAAGTGTTCGTAATCTATTTCCCACAAAGATAATAAAACCAATAAGCTTAGTTGTTTGTAATCGTGTAACAAAAGATCATCAAGTACATTATGTTAAAATTAACCCTGTGATTATTTTTCTCAATGGTTATAGTGCTATCTTTGTTCGGGAAATCTTGTGATCTTCAAGTGAAGACTTCTAATCAAAATAAACATTCCCATGTGACTTCAAAGAGCCACAACAGAGACAGAAAATGGTCGTGAAAGCGTCTGAAATGCCAGAGGCGGAGAAGTCTGGCGAGGAGATTACCAAAAATGatcagaagaagaaaaaaaggaagaacaGGTCACAGCTAGGACCCAACTTTGTTCCACCTGACGGTGGTTGGGGATGGATTGTGGCGATAGCAGCTGGATTTTCAAATGTAAGATTTCCGTATGGTCTCTGAAATACAGAGAAGTTCGCATGTGGAGAACACTGTGTGACCTCTTGAACTTGTACTATCGCGAAATTTTTGCGTGTCCAAAGATCATTTTAGAAGCGAGAGTTTCATTACATTCTAATCTCTATATCTTTCAGCTCTGCGCTCTTCCTGTTCTTCAGCAGTTTGGTCTTCTTTTCCGTGAACGCCTGCAATCACTGGAGATCTCCAGCTCTCAGATCACCACTATTATCAATTTAAATCAATGCCTAACGTCATGTATAGGTAAAATACCTTCTCCTTAGTTTTACCTCTAAAAGAAATTTCCTTTCATGCAAATTTCGATCGAGACGTTATTTTAAAGATCATTAAGTGAAGTGCCTTTTCTGTCGTCATCAGGTCTGGCCAACGGGCCTCTCTTCAGGAGATTTACCTATCGTCAAATGGCCTTTGGGGCTGCTCTTGTGATCGTTACCGGTCTAATTCTGACGTCAATTGCAAATTCCTTTATCACCTATGTCATCACATTTTCAGTTCTCTACGGTAAGTGATCTTGAAGATTACAATTTTCTGGATATAATTGAAATGAATGCACAAGTGACCTTACAAAGTAACCATATTTGTAGATAAGATTTGATGAGAAAGAATGAAATTGGTTTATTGAAAGATAAGACATAATGTCTCGTTAAAAATTGATGAGAAAACTATTTctaaggggtaactcatttcgaaACTACGCGGGAAACTAGACGATTTCACGGAAAACCCCGGAACTTACGGGGAACATCAAGACCCATAAATTTCTtaaggaacccggggaacttatACATTGTTCATGAAACACAGGGACCCACAATTTTCAGGGGAATCGGGAAATCCGTACAATTACCCAGAGAACTCTCATTATTTCTGGGAATCCGGTGTCctaatacaattttttaaagaaatttggggaacctatatatttttcagggaactcagtGAATCCATACATTGGTTCAGGTAACTCAGCGAACCGATACATTTTTAGGGAATGCGGAAACATACACTTTTCAGAGAACCCGggtatacattttttcagggtaCCTGGGGAACCTAGATAATTTTCAGAGAACCTGGAGAAACCATACATTTTtccgataattttttttcctggaatTCCTATATTCCTAAAATAAATCTAATACCCCCCTCCCTACGGCAGTTAATCTATCAATCCAAGCGCCTggaaagttggcctttttatatggagctatttgaagccaatttcttaaattaatctcggactcagctctcagtgttcagagaaaaaaatgtatttaaacaaaaatttagtatatttatccctccatacggtaaggtatcttatattatgaaaaaaacttctcactttttaaatatttagcataacggtcgcgagtgcaaaaaaatcccatataaatttaaatcgaagtatgaggaagtgacttcaaatttcaggcaacttgccagggtgTTGCTATCAATCAATAGATTCTTCAACCATATAATTTTACTATTCAGTTCCGATCTTAACATTTTGAGTCTCCAGTTAATGATGCTATCATAGTAAAGATCAATCAAAACGAtgcataaggtaaagtaccctgtagtcggccggtttctcaactcggccagtgcgactatttattcaatttacttagatttgttataatatggtcttacctatttaacattataaggtgtattatattatatataacgtaaatcagtgaaaatttcatagaaattgactataaaacgttaaaaagtggttaaataattcaactggccgagttgagaaaccggccgactagagggtactttaccttatagtaGCTTTATTTGTAAGCATTAGTATTGAATATCTGAGTTATTGAAGTAAGCGTAGGTTCCTTCCTAGTTGCGCTCCTACTACAAAGATCATTCAACCTTATACCTTTACCTTTAACAAAAAATAGACCCTATAGAGCTGAACACGCTAAGTcaaagttaatttaaaattattgttatctttattaaatgtatttttactTTTAGGACTTGGCACTGGGGTCTCGATGTCCTCGAATGCCTTGGCCCTTAACACGTACTTTAGAGAGAAACGCCGTATGGCTACAAGTTTCTCCTGGACAGTAACTGCCCTGGGGCCTATAGTCCTGCCCCATCTCATTACCTACACTCTCCAGGAGTACGGTGTACAAGGTTCCGTATTGATATTTGCTGGCATTGCGTGTCACACATTTGCAACTGCATCCATTTTTCAGCCTGCCCAGTGGCACAGTCGAAAGCCCAAGGGCGGCCAGGAAAATCTACTTAAGGAGACTCAGAAAGAGCCCAACGAGGAGTGTGAGTACTGTAAAAATCGTCAGAAGAAGATCAGCACAGGTTTTCCCTACATTTACAATTCGGACGATCCCAATGTTACGGGTTATGAGATCCTGGATCCAGGAACTCCTATGTTAGCCCTATCTAATGATGGTTGGTATTCAGGATCGGGCATGAGATCGGCTTATGGATCAAAATGGTCTCTAACTTCCCAGAAAACCGGAAAACTCGATGTTGAGTCCAAGAAGACCTCTGCAAAGACTTCAACGCAGAACTTAGTGCTATCTAGTAGATCATCTTATGTAAATCTTGGTCAACTCAATGAGGGTCCTCCTGGAAGACGAGATCGCAGACCTACGAAACCTAGGATTGAAGAAGTTGAAGTTGAGGACTGTCCAAGTTGGAAGGCTCCACAGGATCTCTCTGAACTGGAGAAATCCACCCTACCAACGACTCCACGGAATTACCTTCAGCTTCCATCTTACGAAGAAGCCAAATACATCCGCGATAATTATAGTCTACGATCCTTGAAGTATCCAGATGGTGATCGTCGACGGAAGTCAAACACATTCAGTGTTGAAAAAGAGGTCCTAAGGGAAGCTTCGAGACGCCTTGAAATGTATTTGAATGATGGCAGGAGGAAAAGCGGAGCTCCAGAAAAATGTACATGTGAAAAGGGTATCAAGACACCCAATAACAGTCTTCATGATGAACCTATGAGCAGCAAGGAAGAGGAAGATGAAGATATTGATGAGAAGAAGTTTACTCTCCTCCAGAAAATCGTCATCTTCTTTGATTTGGATCTCCTCAAGGACTTTACCTACGTCAACCTGATGGTGGGAATTACTGTGGCTAATTTTGCAGAGATCAACTTCAGCATCTTGACTCCCTTCATTTTGGGAGACTTTGGATATTCGAAAAAGGAAACTGCCTTGCTCATGTCTCTCTTGGCTGGGATGGATATTGGGGTGAGGTTCATTATTCCTTTCGTTGCAGGAAGGATTGGTTGGGAGAACAAAACATTTTTCCTGTTTGGAGTCATGGGAATGGCTTTAGGGAGAGTTGGTAAGTTGAGagtaaagacattttttttaatgtttataaaCTTGTTTACTTTCTGTTGTCCTCAGTTTTGGCACATTTCCAAACCTTCTGGGTTGTTGTAGCGGTTTTCTGTTGCATTGGCCTGGGAAAGGGATTGAGGACAGTCTTCATGGCGCTCGTTATACCCAGCTATATCCCTCTTGATCGCCTTCCAGCAGCAACAGGCCTTCAACTTCTCTTCGCAGGAATTTTCTACTTCGTTGTAGGACCTCTAGTTGGTGAGTTATCTAATAAACATTTCCTGTTATCTTCCACATCGTAATCAATCTTTGATCCTCAGGATTAATTCGTGATGCCACTGACTTCCCTACAACCCTCCACTGCCTCAACGTGGCCACATATCTTACAGCAGTTTCTTGGGGCTTCGAGAAGTTCCTTCAGTGGCGAAAAGAGAAACTCAAAAATCGAGAAATCGAGAGTGATAATTGATTTGTGATCACTTGATAGACTTTTATGTGGGTGACAAAGCTCTGTGAGTTGATTTTATATTGATGTATTTGTTATTGATTGTTTAATAAAGTTTGTGATGGACACTTGCTTTCTATTTCATGAGGGTTGTTGGATTTGAATTTGATTTGAGTAATTGTGATTTGACGCAAGAAATCgagattttaaaaagttttaaataaaaattttaaagagctAAACGAAAGAATAGCAAGACTCGAGAGTTTCCAAAGCAGCGAAATATAGTCATATTAGCGTTATTTTTTCGTCTAGTTACGGTAATAGTTTAGTACACTCGAAAGGTGTAATTTTGAAGAGAGAATATTTTCAATGTTATTAAGAGGTAAGCGCGACTGTAAATTTACTATTTAGTAAGTGCACTAACGTCAGTAGCACGTAAAATTAATATCATTCTTATATTTTTCATATGCTACAATTTCTACAGACTAATATATTTATTTGCTATTTTCGTTCACTTTTAGTTTTCTAAGGTagggggaagtgctcataatttgggacagcttgtaattcTGGACACTTTATgggtaaagttggacactactaataaattgattaaaatttaataacacgGATTGTGACCTGGATCAGAATTTATTCCTTCTTTAGGTCTACAAATTTAATATCAAAACAATATGAACATTAAAATTACTTGGAATTACATAAGAACATGAAGAAGGGGACAAACATCCCCGAAACGTAGTGTGAAGCTATAGAAGGAATAAATTCTGAtccaggtcataatccgtgttattaaatttccatcaaaTATAACTGACCGAACACTTtccaaaattgattaaaattatggaattttctttaaatatttaatgaatagtgTGTTctaattaaatatatatatattttctttagaaGGACCATTAACTTAAAGACAGGatgtaataattataataattttattcaattttaaatacgaTTTAAAATAGAATTGGGATATGTTAAAGTTCCTTTATCATAAATAGAAGGAAGACTTGGTAAAAGttgggttcttgaaatggacgaGAATAGGACTGCTATTAAGAAGTATCTTCTGtctaaaattacaagcaaagtgtcccaaattacaagcaaggtgtccaaaataacACTCAAATGAATGTTTTAAACGTATTgcgaataattttagagaaaataatagCATAGACTAAGTTAAAAACAACACTCCTGATCATGCTGAGGTCTagatccattaaaaaaaaatagaaaagaaaagccttattttaaaggtgccccaattcaaaagtgccccacttctctctatgtaaaaatattaacttttaaaattaaatttaagcagtaaaatcttatttttttaattaatctaacTCTACTCATAAACAAACAAATTCCCATAAGCATTTTAATAATAACattttcttcacaatttttCCGTTCTTTTTGTTCAATGTTATTGATGCAATTTGTCATAGAAAGTCATCAGCTTAGTCAGTATTAGATAAATGTTGATGATTAGGTACAACTTGCAATAAAGTTGCCAATTCCGCAATACAAACTGCAATTAAATGGGAAATTATCTTCCCCTTCCCATATCGATAGATTGGACTGAATGGATGGCAGAGATTCAAAACACATACTATAGCTTCCTTACACAGCAATTGATAAAACttatcaaacattttttttggcgTCCTCTGTGATAACAAAATATTGAAACCCTGGCTTTAATTTTACACAATCTATCGCACAGTCCATTCGCGCCGTGATTAAGTAACACCTGTAGCATTTTCTTGAGGAGACTTTTCTTCgggaaaatgtgatttttaattTGGGAAAATCCAGTGAAAGTGTTTTATATGTGAGTGCAAAAATGGGGGTGAGAGAGGAGGTTATTGTGGAAGAAGCTGATGATGAACAACCCAAGGAAGAGGTGAAAAAAGTGCCACCTGATGGAGGATGGGGTTTCGTGGTGATTTTTGCCTACGGACTGGCCAATGTAAGATCAATAGTGAAGTGCTTGAAAGTTTTCAGTGACCTAATTCGATATCAATAAATTGAGAATTCCTACCGAAAGCCCTTGACCTCTGAACCAATATTTGGCTCCTGTATTTGCTAAAGAAAAGTATTATTTGTGATATCTCAATCGATTGCAATGTACTTGATTTAGTACTACGTAAGAATACATAAAAGATTATCTGTTTCTACTGTGCCATCTATCTTTCTCGAAGATAACACAATCACTTTATTTTCTGCAGAAGTTGTGattgaattcaaaaatattttttccaggGAATCGTGATTCCAGTACTTCAGGTCTTCGGGCTGATCTACAATGTTCAATTCCAGGCTATGCAACTGACTGCCACGGATTCAGCCATGATCGTGAATATGGCATCAGCTGTGGGAATGGGAATGGGCTTATTTAATGGGCCTCTGCTGAGAATTTACGGCTTCAGGAAAGTGAGTGTGGCGTCTGGAGTATTCTTCTCAGTTGGACTCATTCTCACCTCTTGGGCAACAACTTTCACTCATTTCATTATTACCTACAGTATTCTAACAGGTGACTTTATTGCCTTTCTTTATGGTGCATTCTTTAGTTTTTCTGAATCTCTTTTTTATGGACAAATTGCCTTCTTAAacatttgataaataataataaaaatatgaagGTTAGCAGGGGTAATATAGTTTTCTATGTTGGTTAAAGTTTGGaagatttttttccttattagtAATCATAAATATAAGCTTTTCAAACTACTTAAAGATGTAgattatttttataaagatCTCATTGCTGATCTTGGAAAATagcagaaaaggcgaactggagacTAAG encodes the following:
- the LOC129808220 gene encoding uncharacterized protein LOC129808220, translating into MVVKASEMPEAEKSGEEITKNDQKKKKRKNRSQLGPNFVPPDGGWGWIVAIAAGFSNLCALPVLQQFGLLFRERLQSLEISSSQITTIINLNQCLTSCIGLANGPLFRRFTYRQMAFGAALVIVTGLILTSIANSFITYVITFSVLYGLGTGVSMSSNALALNTYFREKRRMATSFSWTVTALGPIVLPHLITYTLQEYGVQGSVLIFAGIACHTFATASIFQPAQWHSRKPKGGQENLLKETQKEPNEECEYCKNRQKKISTGFPYIYNSDDPNVTGYEILDPGTPMLALSNDGWYSGSGMRSAYGSKWSLTSQKTGKLDVESKKTSAKTSTQNLVLSSRSSYVNLGQLNEGPPGRRDRRPTKPRIEEVEVEDCPSWKAPQDLSELEKSTLPTTPRNYLQLPSYEEAKYIRDNYSLRSLKYPDGDRRRKSNTFSVEKEVLREASRRLEMYLNDGRRKSGAPEKCTCEKGIKTPNNSLHDEPMSSKEEEDEDIDEKKFTLLQKIVIFFDLDLLKDFTYVNLMVGITVANFAEINFSILTPFILGDFGYSKKETALLMSLLAGMDIGVRFIIPFVAGRIGWENKTFFLFGVMGMALGRVVLAHFQTFWVVVAVFCCIGLGKGLRTVFMALVIPSYIPLDRLPAATGLQLLFAGIFYFVVGPLVGLIRDATDFPTTLHCLNVATYLTAVSWGFEKFLQWRKEKLKNREIESDN